The DNA window GATCCCAAGGGTTTGCCGCGCCACTGGTGAAATGGACGTGCTCCGCGACCAGGGCGGGCACGTCGCACCAATCGGTAAAAGCCGGCTCGGCGGGGTATTGGAATTCGGCAGCGATGCCGGCGGGATGCAGATAATTCTCCATTTCCCTGCGTTGCGTCAGGAACGCGATATCACGCGAACCGCGGCTGTTCACCGCGTCGACGTGCGCACCGTACTTCGGATTGTCCTGCGTATCGCGGTCGTAAATGTGAACCTCGATCATGCCTGCGTTGGCTAGATATTGGCGCTCTACCCAATGCTTAAGATTGCCGCCGCCGGTCGGGATGAAAGCGATCCGATGATCGCTTGTCAGATCAACAAGCGCGGGGTCATGGGCGGAATAGAGCTTCGATACATGGCCAAGGAAGCTGACATCATGCGGGCCTTCGACATAAACGGCCACCTTCGCTCGCTTGTCGGGATAGACGCCAAGGCTCGCCGCGACCTTCTCCAAAACGCCATCCGCGCCTTCCTCGACTTGCGGATAGCCATCGTTGTCGCGCGTGACGAAGCGTACCGAGTCTGTGGGGACCATGCCGGCAATTGCGGGCACATGCGTCGTCATCATGACCTGGGTATCCGGATCATCGGCCAAGGCAATCAGGGCTTTGACAAGCATGATCTGATTATCAGGATGCTGTGAGCTTTCCGGCTCTTCCACCGCATAGATAACGCGCTGCGTGTTGCTGCCTTCGCGCTTCCGCTCGGCTTCGGCCCGGAAGAAATTGAGTAGGATGAGGCGGCGTACACCGCTGCCGCGCTTGTTGATAGGAATTTGATCGTCGCCCGTCAGGCTGAGCTTGAAACCATCCCATTTCGGCTCGGCCTTGAACGATGGCGTCAGTTGGCGCGCGAGATTGGGGTCCATTTCCTGAAGCTTGGCGAGGGTACGCTGCGCCACCTCCATCGCGCTGCGCTGTACGCGTTCCTTAATCGCTTCCAGATCAGCCTCGACCTCGCGCACGGCGGCGGCGACAGCGATCTTCA is part of the Novosphingopyxis iocasae genome and encodes:
- a CDS encoding ATP-binding protein gives rise to the protein MRLLSVSIENFRSYKDRVTVNIGDFTALMGRNDVGKSTILEALEVFFNNALVKIDQSDPCVHNESKIVEIGCVFDLYPEALTLDARSITTLEAEHLLNAHGHLEIVKRFKCTTKTPKEEVFARAKHPTAEPLADLLKLKNDALKARAREFNVDLAAGVDQRSNASLRGAIRATVGDADRAETLVPLTDEDGKKVWDQLQRNLPAFALFQADRPSKDDDPEIADPMKIAVAAAVREVEADLEAIKERVQRSAMEVAQRTLAKLQEMDPNLARQLTPSFKAEPKWDGFKLSLTGDDQIPINKRGSGVRRLILLNFFRAEAERKREGSNTQRVIYAVEEPESSQHPDNQIMLVKALIALADDPDTQVMMTTHVPAIAGMVPTDSVRFVTRDNDGYPQVEEGADGVLEKVAASLGVYPDKRAKVAVYVEGPHDVSFLGHVSKLYSAHDPALVDLTSDHRIAFIPTGGGNLKHWVERQYLANAGMIEVHIYDRDTQDNPKYGAHVDAVNSRGSRDIAFLTQRREMENYLHPAGIAAEFQYPAEPAFTDWCDVPALVAEHVHFTSGAANPWDQLDHEKQSKKQSRAKTRLNNAVASSMTLAQLREVDAGGEILGWFQAITERAA